AAATTAACCAGCAGTAGATTCTATAAGGTCTCCTATGCTATGGAGATACCCCGAATATAGGACATGACAGAATTCAGAGAACAATGATTAGGGGGCCGTTTGTTTAGTGCGATGAAAAGAAAGGAACCAACAAAAGAAAAGTAGAGCTTCAAAGAATGAGAAGATGTGGCTGACTAGCTGATTGGTACTCCAGTGATCTCCAAACTGAGCATGAGGGAGTTCAAAACCCCTGTCCCTTTCCTGTCTACCCAAACCAAACGGCcctagtagtagtagtagtagtagtagtagtagtagtagtagtagtagtagtaaaaTCAGAAACCAATCTGAAGGCTTAAATCACAAATATAAGTCACAGGAAAACTAGTATGCAAAGACATCATTCCAGTCGGCAGAAGTTCATTGACCGAAGAACGGGGTTAGGGTGTTGTCATTTACCGGGTTACCCATGCAAAGGGTTATTCATTCTCAAATCCTGCAGGACAAGGGTCGATGGgaaggcaaaaaaaaaaatctgtttACCTTTCTAACAAATATACTTCTTAGAAAGGAGTCAAAGGATCAATCaatcccaaaaaaaagtacaataGAAGAGGAAATGGCGAATGCTTTCCATATGCTGTAGACTTTCAGAAATGCTGCTTAAAAAATGCCTTTCCCAAATCGAATATTTGGTCATCTATTTCTATTTACATGACATAGTAATACATCCTTAGGAGATACCACAAAGTTGGCATTTCAGAAGGGAACTAAATAAAGAATGTGATGAATTCCAGAAACTGGTAATGCAGAACATTTACAAACTAAACAATAAAGAAGATGAACACCACCAGGAACAATATTAAAACACCAAACAGTTTGATAAGCAAGGACCTGTTTGAAGATATGCGGGTCAGATGTTTCAGTAAAGCACTGTGAGCTCCTTCTACATTGGTCAGGGATTCTTCCATGTTATCATCAATCCTAGAACAAAAGGATAATTAGAAATAATAAACCAATTTAAAAGTCAAATTTTATGCAAGTGGTTGAACAACATGGATGACCAGACAATGGGATTGCAAGCGACCTAGAGATTCTCATGTACAGACATACGACGAACAAAACATTACAAGCATAAACTTAGTTTGTATAAGATGATGATTACAGTCACAAGACCAACCTAATGGCGAGCTCCCCCTGATGTACCAACATTGTACCCAGATGTGTAAAGATCCCACTTAATTCTGAGATTGTAGATTCCACATTCTGAAGATCAGTGGCAAGATTTCGTGAATAACTCTCTTGCTGAGGAGCAACCTGCTGAAGCATAGACATTTCCACGTTGTTGGATGGTACAGTCTCAGTACCCAACCTCCGCCTGCCACATAAAGATCCAATTAGAAGTAGTTTATAACTAGTTAATGGAAGTCACTGCAGTAGATTCTTCAATCTAAAGTAGTACACAACTACGAACTTGCTTCAACAACATACTAATCATCTGGTACTGAGGTATCCAAAAAGGCCAAATTGATAAAAGTGGAAGTACATGAAGACATCGTAAAAGTTAGTATCAACTTTAAACAACCTAACAAAGACCAATCTAAAGCTGGTTAAAGAAAATACCTAAGTTGGCTCCCCGCTTGGACTCCACTTGATGGTGTTCTGCTGGGCAAAGCACATCATGATTAGAGAATGAGGCCTATAACTAAATTAATGTCTACAACAGATGCAATGCAAGATTGTTGTAGAGAAATGTAATGGCGttataaacaaacaagcatAGTGGTTTTGGATAAAATTACTGACAGGGTAGTTTGCACACTTGTAGGGACATTTGATGAATTTGACCAGGGAGGTGGCTCTGTTATGGGTTTCTGAAACGGGTTATCTCTTGAtgcattagccgaaaataactGTTTCCTAGTTTCGTGGGCCTTGATATTCTGCATGATAGAAGACAACAATAAGTCATCTAAACAAATAACAATAAAGCATAGCAGCTACTTGTAAACTTCCACATACGACGTGCCTCTGTTCTAGCGGTCAATACTTCCTGGAACTGCTTTGTAACGGCCATTAGTCTGTTTTTTATGTCATCACATATAGCATTTGCGTGAATGGCCTTATCATCTGAATAATTTTTAGCCATTTCCATGTTGTGAAGATTTTGTAGATCTGCAACTGCTACATTCAATGCTGTAATATCGTCTTTTATCAAGGCTGTTAACTCTTGTATCTCCACTGTAGGATCATTAAACATTGAAGACTTTTTTGCCACTGAAACATTATGAAGAGGGGGGAGGAACATTAGACATGTATGTTTTTGGTGATTTAGTATTGCCAGCATAAGGCATAAGTAAGGTAAAATGAGGAAGGTGCAATCAAGCTTAAAAGGTCAACTTTTTAAGGCCATGAGAAGTGCTAACCAAGTAGAATGTAAGATCAATTGTTAAATAATAAGTATAGGACTTGGTAACAAATAGCAAGGGTACGAAAAGACTTGAAACATCTCTGTACAATAGCAAGTATGACGTAAACATGACCACGGACAGGGTCATGGGAACAAGACACTAATTAATATTACCTCTCTATTACAAATATCATAAAGTCCTTGCAAACTATTGCATACAGAAACATAAAGTCCTTGTCAGAATCAAACAAATATTTCTCTGAAACATTCTTACCGCTTTCTACATGGTCTCCCATACAGAAAATCCCACCCTAGATGAAACAAACACACATGCTTGCACGGAAGTACTCTACAATCAGCAGTTATCAAAATGTACATAGAATCACAAGAAATCAAGAACACTCCAATCAGTGTTAAAAGTCAAACAACCTCTTGCCTTTCGAATCAAGCCTGCCCGAAAATGGTCTGAGTATGATTGCTACTGTTGCTGTTGTTTTGTCTAAAGCCTCTGTTATAACCAACATAAACTATATTGCTCATTCATATACACCACAAGTCCACATCACATACTGTCAACACTGAATTCATCAAAATTATAACTTTCTCAGTGTTGACATAAATGAAAGCCATACTATTTGGACTTCAATAGAGTGTCAGGCATAGTTAAGGATCCAAGAATCTGACATGGCGCACTCTTAACTTGAAGATAACATTACACTATAAAAACGTCCAGAGTTATGACATGGAGTTATGGACATGGGAATAAGGCAGGAAAGTATtgcattttctattttttgccAAAACTAAAGTGTGAATACGTAATTGGAGCATCATGTCACATGCTGACTTAACCAAGTAATCAGGTATCTAGCAGTCTGACACAAATATTGAGTGACTACCAAACCCTAAGAGTGCTAGCTAGGTGTTAAGAGTATATGCAAAGTTAAAGAGGATATTAGAGTAGCACTACACGATGATAGCTGGCTGAATAAAAAAACATACACAAAATTACAGGAATATATGCAAAGCTGATGGGGTAGAGCAAAAGATGCACTGGAGTAAGTTGGTCTGGAATCGGTTTTCTACACCGAGCAAAGATTCATAGTTTGTATTGCTATCTTGGGAGGTTGCAAACTAGGCAACAATAGTTCAAATTGCACTTTAGTGAAACTGACAGTTGTGGTATTTGTGGTTAGGATAGTGAATCTCGCAGACATTTGTTCTTTGAATGTGCATACAACAATCAGTGTATTCAGAGGATCAAACAATGGCTTGGGATCAGGGCTATGGCTAATGTTTTCTATTTCATTTTGAAATGTATCCAGTGAAGAGCAAGAAGATATCAATTCTGGAGAAAAGTTGCAATAGCATATGTAGCCGCGACATTGTGCACAATCTGGAATGTTAGGAATGAAGCTTTATGAAGTTACGAAATCCTAATATTAACGTAGTAATTAAGGAGATATGGAGCATAGTGAAGCATAGAATTAATTGTATCTTAGGTAAAAAGGTGCCGCAAGTTGATAGAGCTTGGTTTGCATCCTTAGGATGGACTAAAAAGAGAGTCCCATtatgattaaaaaaataaaatatgatgTTCAACTACTAAGGGGTCGGTTGGTTCAACAAATTGGAATGGATTCTCATACCATGATGGTATGGATTGAAATCCCTTACCAATATGGATTTGTTTGGTTCAACATCGGAATGGGTTCTCTATCCTATTTCTATTGTTTGGTTCACTCTTGGAATGGATTTTGTTTTATGTATCTAATTTAGTGTTTTATtcaaaaaaagtacttttttcaAAATAATACTTGCATATATAGTTTCAGTTTTTCTCCCCACTAACCGTTCAATACAAAACTATCttatataaatttaaaaaaaaaaaattgaaacaatGTATTTcataaaagttaaaaataaaagttaGGCAAATCATTGTTTTCTTCCAAACGCAGAGCCTATAAACTCTTGGGTACATTTGTCAAACAACATTAGAGCAGCCGTTGTGATGCAAATCATTGTCAGAGTAGAAAGAACTCCGTTTCAATGTGGCTCACATTTTCTCTcctctccaaaaaaaaaaaatctgacaTCTTTTTAACAAGACACAATCACGCCGGAAAAGATGACGGTCACAGGTGATGGGTCGCCGGATTCAGAGGTGGTGGGCAGTCGGTCGTGGACTCGGAGGTGGTTGTCAATTGGGTGACGTTCAATTGTGGATGTCTCCTCCCTCGCATCTCTCTTTTGTGAATTATGTTTGTAACTTGAGGGGAATGGATTGTGAATTTTGGGGTGAGAGGTGGATATGAGATTCCAAGGGGATGGAGAGGAGTTAGAACCCCTCTGGTTTGAGATTCCACACCAAAAAGCGTCAATCAAACAATAAAATGGATGGAATGGGTTCTAACTCCATTCCAATATGCCCAACCAAACACCGCCTAAGTAAGTTGAAGGAAAAATTGAATATTGTAACGCTACAAACTACTCATATTACCTCAAGACACAAATTGACCTACTTAATTAGGCACTGTTCTGTTCCActgatttcagacaaaataagttcagataagttcagttgatttaagtttagataagttcagataatataagttcagaaaaaataagctTTTTCCAGACATTGTCACACACAGATAAGTTTGTTTCAGGCAAAATAAGTTTCTTTTTCAAAtaaagttcagttaagttaagttcagtcaAAAAAATCGAATAGAATGGAGCCTTGCTTTATTAACCTTTGTTCATATCAATTCCAAAAAATCCTCAAATAAGCATTAGTCCTTTACAAACTTGAATGAGCAAACTGAGTATCCAACCTAAAATAGTGAACTACTTATATCAGCTTACATCTCCGAATCCCCAAtcaaaataatactccctctttCAAAAGACTACTACCAGAATTCAGACACATTGTAAAGTTAGTAACATTTAGAAATCCAACATGATTTTGCCCAAATTCCCTTTGTAATAATTGTCTCCCCTCCCATCATATATCCCTCCATGACCAAGAGAAGGTATCTCGAAAATCCAATTCAGAGTTATGACCTGTGTTACATAGAAACCGGAAGCCGAACTGGAGAAGCATAGAAACACACTATATTCGTACAATTAGGAAAACTCTAGCTTAAAATCTAATACCTCCTTGTTTCAAAATACTTGCAATTAAGCTCCGCGGCACTCATTGTAAGAGAAATGGGAAATAGACAAATTGATCAAATGTTAAGGTTAGTAAGGTTTTAAGTTCATATGTTAATCAAATATTTTACTCCTTTTTCAATCCTAAGCACAAATAAGATCAAGTTCATCCAAATCTTGCAAATCAGTCAGTGCATAATTTTAAAACAACCTCGAGTTTCTTGGCATCAGAAAATCAAATTCAGTACGATTTCTATTTAGCAATCacataattcaaaatcaattgaGTTGCAAGTGGGTAAAATTAGGGTGTTATGAATGATGATTACTTTGGGAAAGGCGGGAGACTTTTCGATTAGCTTCGTGAATACGCAACCCGATTCGAGAAGCCATCGTCCTGAACTCGGATCTCGTGGACGATGAGGATGTTTGCTCCGCTGATTGAATCGCCGTTGACGGGTGAATTCCGGCGGAACTGACGGCGGAGATGCCACCGATCTTCATCAATGTTTCTGATAATGATCGGAACTCCGACGTACGATCTCGATATGATGTAATACCGAAGGCAGCCATTGAATACAAGGAGTTTGGAATTATTTTTTTGGAGGGAGACTGATTTTGGTGGGTGTTTGGGGAAAGGGGAGTGGAAGTTGGTGTTTCTCTTCCTTAGGCTACCTGGCTACGTTTGTTTTGACTATGACTGGCCAGTGGTCACGAGCCCACGAGTCTTGTCGAATAGTAACATGGCTCGGCTTGAATGGATTAAAAGTTAGTTAGAGCTCGAGTTGAGTTGCAAGCTGAGGGCGGAGAGCCCCATCTCAGATTTGTGTTTCCAAACACAAATTCGAGAGCTAGGCGGTAATTTCAccattattttgaaatttttgattaCCATATTTGATAAATGAACACCATTTTTTATCTTTTGAGTACtatttttgaacttttaaataccATTTTTGAACTTATGAATACTATTCGAACTTATTTTCGTCTGATATGTCTTTGTAAAAACATATATGAGATGGGAAAATACTTCCGCTTGCAAGCTTGACTCCATAAAACATGTACCACTAATAAACTATCTAAATTGATTAAAATATGTCCTCCTCTCAAATAGTCAAACTCTAGCCTCCTTTAGCGAATTTTGAAGGGGGCTTTTCTCAATTTTTAGGCAAATTTTTGTTACACCGTATTtcatttgatttttcttttagttttttttttgggtgttatAATAATGATTTATCCTTGTGCAATGAACTTTTCTTCCTCAAAAGGCAGGGTGTTTCTTTTCCTTCGAGAAATTTTTCACTTAGGTTAATGTAGataccacattgatttcctctcttttagtatattatatagatgaTTAATTGGCTAATTTGCTAATTGTGTTTTgcacaaattcaaaattttactaCGTCGTATTTTTAATTTGTATCCATATTTTATCAATCACACATAACAAATATCAGTTCATtaaaaatatttcatatttataatattatttacgAGTAATTTACATTGAGTAAACAAATTTGATTTCATTTGTGCATTGCACGGGTCCTAAGTTAATTGATTTAATATCCTACGAAATATATTTTGTACGCCGTATTTATTATGAAGAGTATAGtagtattttatttatttatttttaaaccaAGACATCTTTTCGATGCTATATATGTCCACTCCCTTTGTGGATGACATCGACATGCAGATTTTTTTTCGGCAAAACCCTTTGGCTGACATTAACTTGAAAGCACAAATTACAATCTCTTTAATCTCATTCATATGACCTCCTTTGCAAGCATCAATCAAGATGTTGGGACCAACAACTTCTAGACCAAATAACCAAATTATTCTAGCAAGATCTTTACTCCAGTCAAATTCCTCCCTTAATACCTTGCAACGGTGTTGTAGGTTATCCATTGGGTCGATTCTTCTGCTTTCCACAACCTCTGCAAGACCCTCTTCCAAATAGTGTGCTTTCAAATACAAACGGTTACGTCTGTTGGGTGACTGACTCAACATGGAACGGCAAGTCCTCTCAAAAATAGTCTTAGTCAGCCTCATTCCTGACTTTAAGCCAAGACATGTTTTCGCTGCTgctaatatattttattttcgcTGCTCGTGAACATTTGCTCACTTCATGTTGAAGGTACAAAGTACATAGTATGAGAACCATGTATATAGGGTTTGTGTACAATATATCCTAGGTCTGAGTTCTCCTCTTCTATTCTTAACGCCGTTTCAGATAATACGTACTACAAAAACATGTAGAAATGTTTACGGAATAGTAGCTTTAATTTACTTACATAGTTAGATAAATACGGTAAAGTTTGTTAGTGTATTTAATCTTATCATTTGAATAAATGAATTCATTCAATCTTATCATCTCGTAAATGATAGTTTTCGGTTTTAATAATGAAGCTTTTGGAGATCCGCTTAAACGAAGATTTTGGGTGGAAAAACTAAAAGTAaaattaatctattaggataaggTAAAGTGAGAAAAAATATGGGGTATTAAAAAGtataaaagtttttttttaagggttttaatgcatgttttaaattaattaacctAAAAACCAATAATTTCAGATTATTTATGGACTTTTAAAGTATAattatgttgctgaaaatttaataaatatttgattaattatagtttattaattttttataagagGAGATTTCTAATTGCTAGTTGAATTTGATTCCCACTAGCTACCAACAATAAATCAAGACATATCCAATGATATGAACCATAATTGTCTAATAACTCTAATTGAACAAAATCAGCATTTTACCTTGGTAATATCCATGCATTCAAAAAAACATTCTCAGTGACTTCTCCATAATCTTTGCAATAACAGGACATGTGTCTCTGCGAACTGTCTCAATGCTTTTAGCATCAAACATAAGTTCTAGTTAACATTAAAATGAGTCAaacaaaaataatgaaaaatggaaaaaggaGGAAGATAACGGAGAATGCGACAAATGTCATCGATATAGCTGTGGTTTGGGTAGGTATAGACAGACTATATATGAAACCATTATAAAATACCCATTCCTTTAGTTGAGAGTTTTCATCAAAAAGTATTCTTCTTTATTCTCATACATACAAGCAGGTCATAGTTTTGTTCAAACACTTAATTGGTTTGTCTATATTATGATTCCATATAAAGTTCATGTACGTCCTAATTGCGATACTAAAGTTGAATATCCCAACCTTAATTATCGGGGTCATATTCGATTCATACACAGAATTAAACGTCTACATCGAAATTGACCCAAAAAAAAGTTAAGTATGGCCAACTTAAAACCAAGTTTCATGATAAGTTAATCGACAATAGACTCGAACCGACTTTCAAATGTTTTCTTACCCAAAAGACACAATCCAAGTATTCTCGCCTTCTCAATCCTCAATTTATAGTAGATCCAGGGGTGGATGTACCTTGTACATTGGGTAGACATTTGTCTACCCAGTTTTTTAATTGAAAATCATTTTAATAGGctgagatttatttttttttaaaaaaaaaacacaaatttgTTCAATCAATTGAACCCATGAAATCGAAGGAGATAATAGTATAACTATATTTCTTTACTAACCACTCCAACATCTTGCCTTTATGTTTATTTGTTGCAGATTAGACATAtaaatcttatttttatttggACAAGTATttaaaattctattttttttttcattttttcattttttccgATTAATTGGGTTTGTCATTGCGTACAACTACTTTGTTGAATCTCATATTCTCATCTGATTTTTAATTTCTACTTCTtatattttaaagttttgttGTTATTTGCGTATATaacacggagtactccgtataaatttATCTTGTATAATCTTTAAAATCttagaatttataaaataaCGGTGAACGGTGAAATTGGTAAATTTTATATAGACCTTGTAATTAGTACTCCGTAAATTGTCATTTTTAttgtatcattttttttttaaaaattgtaaattttatttatttctaaaagtGTCTACCTTGTTTAAAAATCCTGGACACGCCACTGAGTAAATCCGATCTACCCTTCTACCTCACAAGTCA
This sequence is a window from Spinacia oleracea cultivar Varoflay chromosome 1, BTI_SOV_V1, whole genome shotgun sequence. Protein-coding genes within it:
- the LOC110802197 gene encoding syntaxin-31 isoform X1: MAAFGITSYRDRTSEFRSLSETLMKIGGISAVSSAGIHPSTAIQSAEQTSSSSTRSEFRTMASRIGLRIHEANRKVSRLSQMAKKSSMFNDPTVEIQELTALIKDDITALNVAVADLQNLHNMEMAKNYSDDKAIHANAICDDIKNRLMAVTKQFQEVLTARTENIKAHETRKQLFSANASRDNPFQKPITEPPPWSNSSNVPTSVQTTLRTPSSGVQAGSQLRRRLGTETVPSNNVEMSMLQQVAPQQESYSRNLATDLQNVESTISELSGIFTHLGTMLVHQGELAIRIDDNMEESLTNVEGAHSALLKHLTRISSNRSLLIKLFGVLILFLVVFIFFIV
- the LOC130465611 gene encoding elongation factor 2-like; protein product: MRLTKTIFERTCRSMLSQSPNRRNRLYLKAHYLEEGLAEVVESRRIDPMDNLQHRCKVLREEFDWSKDLARIIWLFGLEVVGPNILIDACKGGHMNEIKEIVICAFKLMSAKGKRNTLPFEEEKFIAQG
- the LOC110802197 gene encoding syntaxin-31 isoform X2, with product MAAFGITSYRDRTSEFRSLSETLMKIGGISAVSSAGIHPSTAIQSAEQTSSSSTRSEFRTMASRIGLRIHEANRKVSRLSQMAKKSSMFNDPTVEIQELTALIKDDITALNVAVADLQNLHNMEMAKNYSDDKAIHANAICDDIKNRLMAVTKQFQEVLTARTENIKAHETRKQLFSANASRDNPFQKPITEPPPWSNSSNVPTSVQTTLTPSSGVQAGSQLRRRLGTETVPSNNVEMSMLQQVAPQQESYSRNLATDLQNVESTISELSGIFTHLGTMLVHQGELAIRIDDNMEESLTNVEGAHSALLKHLTRISSNRSLLIKLFGVLILFLVVFIFFIV